A genomic window from Populus alba chromosome 19, ASM523922v2, whole genome shotgun sequence includes:
- the LOC118056463 gene encoding patellin-3 codes for MAEETQKPAAPEAQPSTTTEEVVVVEEKPAVIEKDAPAPVPEPEPEAPAKPAVVEEATAVAEGVVEVEKPKEETTVEVKITQSVSFKEETNVVGELPEAQKKALDDLKQLIQEALNKHEFTAPPPPPPAKEEEKPAEPEKPEEKVEVKEEEKTDAPSTSEEPKTEEEPKTAEVEASTPPPPAPVVEEKVEVKEEKVEEKVEVKKEEKEAEPSAAAETVVVEKVAAVDEDGAKTVEAIEETIVAVSSTPAAEEAAPAAEPEATPAEEPKTEEEAAPAAPPPPPEEVFIWGIPLLGDERSDVILLKFLRARDFKVKDAFTMIKNTVKWRKEFGIDALLEEDLGAELEKVVFTHGVDKEGHPVCYNVYGAFQDKELYQNCFADEEKRAKFLKWRIQFLEKSIRKLDFSPNGICTIVQVSDIKNSPGPAKSGLRQATNQALSLLQDNYPEFVAKNVFINVPWWYLTFNKMISPFLTHRTKSKFVFAGPSKSAETLFKYIAPEEVPVQYGGLSKEGEFTVADTVTDVTIKPTSKHSVEFPVSEACVLVWELRVFGWDVSYGAEFVPSAEDGYTVIVSKTRKIISSDDPVISDTFKIGEPGKVLLTIDNLTSKKKKLLYRSKTKSLSE; via the exons ATGGCTGAGGAAACCCAGAAGCCTGCTGCACCAGAGGCACAGCCATCAACCACCACGGAGGAAgttgtggtggtggaggagaagCCAGCTGTGATTGAGAAAGATGCACCGGCACCTGTTCCTGAACCAGAGCCCGAGGCACCCGCAAAACCAGCAGTGGTTGAAGAAGCAACTGCTGTCGCTGAAGGTGTTGTTGAAGTGGAGAAACCAAAGGAGGAGACAACCGTGGAGGTGAAAATAACACAATCTGTTTCTTTTAAAGAAGAGACGAATGTCGTTGGTGAACTACCCGAGGCTCAGAAAAAGGCTCTTGATGATTTGAAACAACTCATTCAAGAGGCTCTTAACAAGCATGAGTTCACCGCCCCGCCTCCGCCGCCGCCAgccaaggaggaggagaagccAGCTGAGCCTGAGAAGCCTGAAGAGAAGGTAGAAgtcaaggaggaggagaagactGATGCTCCTTCTACTAGTGAAGAACCCAAAACTGAAGAAGAGCCTAAAACTGCTGAGGTTGAGGCTTCCACTCCACCTCCACCCGCGCCCGTGGTGGAGGAGAAGGTTGAGGTGAAAGAGGAAAAGGTGGAAGAGAAAGTAgaagttaaaaaagaagaaaaggaggctGAGCCATCCGCCGCGGCCGAGACAGTGGTGGTCGAGAAGGTGGCTGCTGTGGATGAGGATGGAGCCAAAACAGTTGAGGCAATTGAAGAGACGATAGTAGCTGTGTCCTCTACTCCTGCAGCAGAAGAGGCCGCCCCTGCTGCAGAACCCGAGGCAACTCCAGCAGAGGAGCCTAAAACCGAAGAGGAAGCAGCCCCAGCTGCTCCTCCACCACCCCCGGAGGAAGTTTTCATCTGGGGAATTCCCCTTCTTGGCGATGAGAGGAGTGATGTGATCCTCTTGAAGTTCTTGAGAGCTAGAGATTTTAAGGTGAAGGATGCATTTACTATGATCAAGAACACTGTCAAGTGGAGAAAGGAATTTGGAATTGATGCTCTTCTTGAAGAAGACCTTGGAGCTGAATTGGAAAAGGTGGTTTTCACCCATGGAGTTGACAAGGAAGGCCACCCTGTGTGCTACAATGTTTATGGCGCTTTCCAGGACAAGGAGCTGTATCAGAATTGTTTTGCTGATGAGGAGAAGAGGGCGAAATTCCTGAAGTGGAGGATTCAGTTCCTGGAGAAGAGTATCAGGAAGCTTGATTTTAGTCCTAATGGTATTTGCACCATTGTTCAGGTCAGTGATATCAAGAATTCCCCTGGACCTGCCAAGTCTGGACTCAGACAAGCCACTAACCAGGCGCTTTCTTTGCTACAAGATAATTATCCTGAATTTGTGGCAAAAAAT GTGTTCATCAATGTTCCATGGTGGTACCTAACATTCAATAAGATGATCAGCCCTTTCCTGACACACAGGACAAAGAGCAAGTTTGTTTTTGCTGGCCCATCCAAGTCTGCTGAAACACTTTTCAA ATACATAGCTCCTGAAGAAGTGCCAGTTCAATATGGTGGACTGAGCAAGGAAGGCGAATTCACAGTTGCAGATACCGTCACAGATGTTACTATTAAGCCAACATCAAAGCACTCTGTTGAGTTCCCAGTGTCTGAG GCATGTGTTCTCGTTTGGGAGCTTCGAGTTTTTGGTTGGGATGTGAGCTATGGAGCTGAATTCGTGCCTAGCGCCGAGGATGGTTACACCGTTATCGTATCAAAGACCAGGAAGATTATCTCATCCGATGATCCTGTGATCTCAGACACGTTCAAAATTGGTGAACCTGGCAAGGTTCTGCTTACCATTGATAACCTAACCTCTAAGAAGAAGAAGCTCCTCTATAGGTCAAAGACCAAATCCCTTTCTGAATGA
- the LOC118056559 gene encoding protein NRT1/ PTR FAMILY 5.10, translating into MSTSNHAPELQTPLLSVDHKGRPVYRSNSGGWRSAGFILGVDVAERFAYYGISSNLITYLTGPLGQSTATAAENVNMWAATATLLPILGAFVADSFLGRYTAIIVASLIYILVKKKKKNPSSQLGSLYGFGIPCAAMVISLVIFLLGTKMYRYSVKLDKNSAFLRIGSVFVSSIRNWRATPSAIALEEEARGTLPHPSSEQYMFLNKACHCFGQRIGTGIFLSVATMVIAALVEMKRLKTAQEHGLVDLPDVTIPMSVWWLIPQYVLFGIAQSFTMVALQEFFYDQVPSDLRSVGISLKFSIFGAGNFLSSFLISVIEKATSGNGRYSWFDNNLNRTHLDYFYWLLAGMSVVQMAFYVYSAKSYIYNRRGAV; encoded by the exons ATGTCCACCTCCAATCATGCTCCAGAACTCCAAACTCCACTTTTATCTGTTGACCATAAGGGCCGACCCGTTTATAGATCCAATTCCGGTGGATGGAGATCCGCAGGTTTCATCTTAG GTGTGGACGTTGCTGAGAGATTCGCGTATTACGGGATATCTTCCAACTTGATAACGTATTTGACCGGTCCGTTGGGTCAGTCGACGGCTACTGCGGCAGAGAACGTGAATATGTGGGCGGCGACTGCGACGTTGCTGCCGATATTAGGTGCTTTTGTTGCTGATTCTTTTCTTGGCAGATACACAGCTATCATCGTTGCTTCGCTTATCTATatcttggtaaaaaaaaaaaaaaagaatccctCT AGTCAACTGGGGTCCCTTTATGGATTTGGGATCCCTTGTGCTGCGATGGTTATTTCACTTGTCATCTTCTTACTTGGCACCAAGATGTATCGATATAGTGTAAAACTGGACAAGAACAGTGCATTTCTGAGGATTGGTTCAGTTTTTGTGTCTTCGATTAGGAATTGGAGAGCTACCCCTTCTGCCATAGCACTTGAAGAAGAAGCTCGAGGAACCCTACCTCACCCAAGTTCTGAGCAGTACAT GTTCCTCAACAAAGCCTGCCATTGCTTTGGTCAGAGAATTGGAACtggtatttttttatctgtGGCGACTATGGTCATTGCTGCTCTCGTCGAGATGAAGAGGCTCAAAACTGCCCAAGAACATGGACTAGTTGATCTGCCAGATGTGACGATTCCAATGAGTGTTTGGTGGTTGATCCCTCAATATGTCTTGTTTGGAATTGCTCAATCGTTTACCATGGTGGCCTTGCAAGAATTTTTCTACGATCAGGTCCCCAGTGATCTGAGGAGCGTTGGTATTTCACTCAAATTTAGTATCTTCGGTGCTGGAAACTTTCTAAGCAGCTTTCTTATATCTGTCATTGAGAAAGCAACCAGTGGGAATGGCCGATACAGCTGGTTTGATAATAATCTGAATCGGACTCATCTTGATTACTTCTATTGGCTACTAGCTGGGATGAGCGTGGTGCAGATGGCTTTTTACGTTTATTCTGCAAAATCTTACATTTATAACAGGAGAGGTGCCGTGTAA